The following proteins come from a genomic window of Mammaliicoccus sp. Marseille-Q6498:
- a CDS encoding DUF2871 domain-containing protein, translating to MKRLFYSSAIYTALGLLSGLFYREMSKANDFEGYSQLNVTHTHMLVLGTIMFLVFLLIEKNFSITRNRKLFNWFFITYHVGLLLTVAMQMTNGIMTIKGIEVSPAISGMSGLGHIFLTIAFILFYVLLNKSIFKKNK from the coding sequence ATGAAAAGATTATTTTACAGTTCAGCAATTTACACTGCATTAGGGTTATTAAGTGGTCTCTTTTATAGAGAAATGAGTAAAGCCAATGATTTCGAAGGCTATTCACAACTGAATGTCACACACACGCATATGCTTGTATTAGGAACAATTATGTTTTTAGTATTTTTACTTATTGAGAAAAACTTTTCTATTACAAGAAATCGCAAACTATTTAATTGGTTCTTCATCACATATCACGTGGGACTATTACTAACTGTCGCAATGCAAATGACAAACGGAATTATGACAATCAAAGGTATAGAAGTAAGCCCTGCAATCTCTGGCATGTCTGGATTAGGACATATCTTCTTAACAATCGCATTTATTTTATTCTATGTATTATTGAACAAAAGCATATTTAAGAAAAATAAATAA
- a CDS encoding NUDIX domain-containing protein, with translation MTETLKIYFKNKQYKGTMNRADVHKYSEWHQTFQCIFTTKEYILLQERSALLSDYPGLLDVTVGGHIQSNEDISDGIREIKEEMGLNIDFNRLEFLCTIPESINDKFIDNEFINIYTLELEDAELNNIRFNDGEVQELYKIKKTDFFLFSTKSIVNVKGTGLFNKKNKFFSIDNFLPYSPTYFVCISSLLQRNLISKNVT, from the coding sequence TTGACAGAAACTTTAAAAATTTATTTTAAAAACAAACAATATAAAGGTACCATGAACAGAGCAGATGTACACAAATATTCGGAATGGCATCAAACATTTCAATGTATTTTTACTACTAAAGAATATATTTTATTACAAGAAAGAAGTGCTTTATTAAGTGATTATCCTGGTCTGCTAGATGTCACTGTGGGAGGACATATACAATCTAATGAGGATATATCAGATGGTATTCGAGAAATAAAAGAAGAAATGGGTCTAAATATAGACTTCAATAGACTTGAATTTCTTTGTACCATTCCAGAGAGCATTAATGATAAATTCATTGACAACGAATTTATTAATATATATACATTAGAGTTAGAAGATGCAGAATTAAATAATATTCGATTTAATGATGGTGAAGTACAAGAATTATATAAAATTAAAAAAACTGATTTTTTTCTATTTTCAACTAAGTCGATAGTAAATGTAAAAGGAACTGGTTTATTTAATAAAAAGAATAAATTTTTCTCTATAGATAACTTCCTTCCCTATTCACCAACTTATTTTGTTTGTATTTCATCACTATTACAACGTAATCTCATTTCAAAAAATGTAACATAA